Proteins encoded by one window of Torulaspora delbrueckii CBS 1146 chromosome 2, complete genome:
- the RPL3 gene encoding 60S ribosomal protein uL3 (similar to Saccharomyces cerevisiae RPL3 (YOR063W); ancestral locus Anc_5.664) produces the protein MSHRKYEAPRHGHLGFLPRKRAASIRGRVKSFPKDDKSKPVALTSFLGYKAGMTTIVRDLDRPGSKFHKREIVEAVSVVDTPPIVVVGVVGYVETPRGLRSLTTVWAEHLSDEIKRRFYKNWYKSKKKAFTKYSGKYAQDGALVERELARIKKYATVVRVLAHTQVRKTPLSQKKAHLAEIQLNGGSISEKVDWAREHFEKTVAVDSVFEQNEMIDVVAVTKGHGFEGVTHRWGTKRLPRKTHRGLRKVACIGAWHPAHVMWSVARAGQRGYHHRTSINHKVYRVGKGEDESNASTNFDRTKKTITPMGGFVAYGNVNNDFVMVKGSIPGTRKRVVTLRKSLYTNTSRKALEEVNLKWIDTASKFGKGRFQTPAEKHAFMGTLKKDL, from the coding sequence ATGTCTCACAGAAAATACGAAGCACCACGTCACGGTCATTTGGGTTTCttgccaagaaagagagCTGCCTCCATCAGAGGTAGAGTTAAGTCCTTCCCAAAGGACGACAAGTCTAAGCCAGTTGCTTTGACTTCCTTCTTGGGTTACAAAGCTGGTATGACCACTATTGTGAGAGACTTGGACAGACCAGGTTCCAAGTTCCACAAGCGTGAAATCGTCGAAGCTGTCTCCGTTGTTGACACCCCACCAatcgttgttgttggtgTTGTTGGTTACGTCGAAACTCCAAGAGGTTTGAGATCTTTGACCACTGTTTGGGCTGAACATTTGtctgatgagatcaagagaagattttacaagaactgGTACAAGtctaagaagaaggctttcACCAAGTACTCTGGTAAATACGCTCAAGATGGTGCTCTTGTCGAAAGAGAGTTGGCCAGAATCAAGAAGTACGCTACTGTCGTCAGAGTCTTGGCTCACACTCAAGTTAGAAAGACTCCATTGTCTCAAAAGAAGGCTCATTTGGCtgaaattcaattgaacgGTGGTTCTATCTCCGAGAAGGTTGACTGGGCTCGTGAACATTTCGAAAAGACTGTCGCTGTTGACTCTgtctttgaacaaaacgAAATGATCGACGTTGTCGCTGTCACCAAGGGTCACGGTTTCGAAGGTGTTACCCACAGATGGGGTACCAAGAGACTACCAAGAAAGACTCACAGAGGTTTGAGAAAGGTTGCTTGTATTGGTGCTTGGCATCCAGCCCACGTTATGTGGTCCGTTGCTAGAGCTGGTCAAAGAGGTTACCATCACAGAACTTCTATTAACCACAAGGTTTACAGAGTCGGTAAgggtgaagatgaatctAACGCTTCCACCAACTTTGACAGAACCAAGAAGACTATTACTCCAATGGGTGGTTTCGTTGCTTACGGTAACGTTAACAACGACTTCGTCATGGTTAAGGGTTCTATTCCAGGTACCAGAAAGAGAGTTGTTACTTTGAGAAAGTCCTTGTACACCAacacttcaagaaaggctttggaagaagttaactTGAAATGGATTGACACTGCTTCCAAGTTCGGTAAGGGTAGATTCCAAACTCCTGCTGAAAAGCATGCTTTCATGggtactttgaagaaggacTTGTAA
- the TDEL0B02600 gene encoding uncharacterized protein (similar to Saccharomyces cerevisiae YKR075C and YOR062C; ancestral locus Anc_5.663) → MASLDDTIISRQNLMLLDNVTNYKKPALDYFHHEFSSERLEMPMTWTLLLKMRKHKLLRLPSCASEDDADYNSYLMRLHHCLWRRWSMEHYKLQNLKVDPLSINWNKETDITVLYGPDLTGACANQELEDTALMNIKGDSAQLHEQEEEEEVIVNPEVRSYTYSSSVASNVSSIFDENNTCMKTHSNTSNRSLKFDDTVLRREIDSHGSCHESRIVINDLSKVPRHLRRLRKKRRHQKKTDSDTFIGYQLPLDDDELELEGEFCNFGI, encoded by the coding sequence ATGGCTAGCTTGGACGATACTATTATTTCACGTCAAAATTTGATGTTGCTGGACAACGTCACTAATTATAAGAAACCTGCATTGGATTATTTCCATCATGAATTTTCTTCTGAACGATTGGAAATGCCTATGACTTGGACTTTGTTGCTTAAGATGCGTAAGCACAAATTATTGAGACTCCCAAGTTGTGCTTCTGAGGATGACGCCGACTATAACAGCTATCTGATGAGATTACATCACTGTTTATGGAGACGTTGGTCAATGGAACATTATAAACTACAAAATCTAAAGGTTGATCCACTTTCTATAAATTGGAATAAAGAAACCGATATCACTGTGCTCTATGGGCCGGACCTAACGGGTGCCTGTGCTAATCAGGAGCTCGAAGATACTgcattgatgaatattAAAGGCGATTCCGCTCAATTACatgagcaagaagaagaggaagaagttattGTGAACCCAGAGGTTCGTTCTTACACCTATTCGTCATCGGTGGCTTCAAACGTCTCATCAATcttcgatgaaaacaaCACATGTATGAAAACACACAGCAATACGAGTAATAGATCGTTGAAATTTGACGATACTGTACTCAGAAGGGAGATTGACTCACACGGAAGTTGTCACGAGTCGCGCATAGTCATTAATGATCTTTCCAAAGTTCCCCGTCATCTACGTCGCCTAAGGAAGAAGCGTcgtcatcaaaagaagaccGATTCGGATACTTTTATCGGTTATCAGTTACCattggatgatgatgagttgGAACTCGAAGGGgaattttgcaattttggGATTTAA